One genomic window of Saprospiraceae bacterium includes the following:
- a CDS encoding cation-translocating P-type ATPase: MITGKYTGLSSDQVEQQRKKFGSNLIKSKNPPKWLEIIVNILSEPLFLILVATAGIYFLLGEQNEAYIMLAALVFVSGISLFQENRSSKAEKALQSILEPKTKVIRNSNLMLLEIQELVVDDIFMIEDGEIVPADAILLESHDLSINESILTGESVALYKGSDSKDFEIFQGTQVMSGYAVAKVRHVGISTKLGEIQTSLHQIKSEKTPIQIQIRSFVSKMVQFGLFAFLIIWAIQYYITQNFIFGLLKGLTLSMSLLPEEIPVAFSTFMALGTLHLYKKQVLVKNPMTVETLGGVTVICLDKTGTITENKMQLKGLYDLRQDQISDTENLQTSHLTVLEYSMWASEESPFDPMEQSIHQLYEKLNTKDLRKHFRMVKEYPLTGLPPVMVHVFENQEGQQIIACKGGLESVLKLCKLQEEDLSRIMNKYDHFANMGHRVLAVAKGKTYVTDLPDDPYAFEMEMLGLVTFYDPPKQNIAETIHSFYKAGIEVKILSGDYANTTSAIARQIGIKNTDKTITGSEVMAMNEQSLVSVIKSKTIFARMFPEAKCKVIQALKNSGEIVSMTGDGVNDGPALKASHIGIAMGQRGSELARKTASLILAQDDLSRLVDAIALGRRIYENLKKAIQYIISIHIPIILIVTLPVLFFWDINDFFSPIHVIFLELIMGPTCSILFENEPIEPHSMSKPPRKAALDLFTWGELNLSILQGLAITLVCLLLARYYMYINQPEDKVRSMLYTCLVFANIFLTLVNRSFIESVLKTLRYKNKLVPIIIGISLIALMLSLSVPSIREIFQFDVLNYKELLLCLCLGLLSVIWVEVYKWFQRKSLVVL, encoded by the coding sequence GTGATTACTGGAAAATATACGGGCTTATCAAGTGACCAGGTTGAACAACAACGCAAAAAATTTGGAAGCAACCTTATTAAATCGAAGAATCCCCCAAAGTGGCTCGAAATTATTGTCAATATTCTTTCAGAACCCCTTTTTTTAATACTTGTTGCAACTGCCGGAATTTATTTCCTTTTAGGAGAACAAAACGAAGCCTATATCATGCTTGCAGCTCTCGTATTTGTATCAGGGATTTCTTTGTTTCAGGAAAACCGAAGTTCGAAAGCGGAAAAAGCACTTCAATCGATACTTGAACCTAAAACAAAAGTAATTCGCAATTCTAATTTGATGCTTCTTGAAATTCAGGAATTGGTCGTCGATGATATTTTTATGATCGAAGATGGGGAAATTGTACCTGCCGATGCCATTCTTTTGGAAAGTCATGATTTAAGCATCAATGAAAGTATTTTAACAGGAGAATCAGTAGCACTTTATAAAGGATCGGATTCCAAAGATTTTGAAATTTTTCAGGGAACACAAGTAATGTCGGGTTATGCCGTTGCCAAAGTCAGACATGTAGGCATATCCACCAAATTAGGTGAAATCCAAACAAGTCTTCATCAAATAAAATCAGAAAAAACACCTATACAAATTCAAATCCGCAGTTTCGTAAGTAAAATGGTGCAATTCGGTTTATTCGCATTTCTCATTATTTGGGCGATACAATATTATATCACGCAAAATTTCATTTTTGGTTTGTTAAAAGGTCTGACTTTAAGCATGTCATTACTTCCTGAAGAAATTCCAGTGGCCTTCAGCACTTTTATGGCTTTGGGCACCTTGCATCTTTATAAAAAGCAGGTTTTGGTTAAAAACCCAATGACTGTTGAAACGCTGGGGGGCGTCACCGTGATTTGTCTGGATAAAACGGGTACTATTACTGAAAATAAGATGCAATTAAAGGGCTTGTACGATTTGCGCCAAGATCAAATATCAGACACCGAAAATCTTCAAACCAGCCATTTGACGGTACTTGAATATTCGATGTGGGCTTCGGAAGAATCGCCTTTTGATCCTATGGAACAATCGATACACCAGCTCTATGAGAAACTGAACACTAAAGATTTACGGAAACATTTCCGGATGGTCAAAGAATATCCACTCACAGGGCTTCCGCCTGTTATGGTACATGTTTTTGAAAACCAGGAAGGCCAGCAAATTATTGCTTGTAAAGGAGGACTTGAAAGCGTTCTTAAATTATGTAAACTCCAGGAAGAAGACCTCTCCAGAATCATGAACAAATATGATCATTTTGCAAATATGGGTCACAGAGTCCTTGCCGTTGCAAAAGGAAAAACCTATGTAACTGATCTTCCTGATGATCCCTATGCTTTTGAAATGGAAATGCTAGGACTGGTGACGTTTTACGATCCTCCTAAACAGAATATCGCCGAAACCATTCATTCTTTTTACAAAGCAGGCATAGAAGTAAAAATTTTATCTGGTGATTACGCGAACACAACTTCTGCAATTGCACGACAAATTGGAATCAAAAATACTGACAAGACCATTACCGGAAGTGAAGTGATGGCCATGAACGAACAATCGTTAGTCTCTGTAATAAAATCTAAAACAATTTTTGCCAGGATGTTTCCGGAAGCCAAATGTAAAGTGATACAGGCCCTGAAAAATTCAGGTGAAATCGTATCAATGACTGGAGATGGCGTAAATGATGGACCTGCATTAAAAGCTTCACACATAGGCATTGCGATGGGCCAAAGGGGCAGTGAATTAGCGCGCAAAACGGCTTCTCTGATTTTAGCTCAGGATGATCTTTCGAGACTGGTGGATGCTATTGCTTTAGGACGCCGTATTTATGAAAATTTAAAAAAGGCCATCCAATATATCATATCCATACACATTCCCATTATATTGATTGTGACTCTTCCCGTTTTGTTTTTTTGGGATATTAACGATTTCTTTTCGCCCATACATGTCATCTTTTTAGAATTGATCATGGGCCCCACTTGTTCTATTCTTTTCGAAAATGAGCCCATTGAGCCTCATTCCATGTCGAAACCCCCACGCAAAGCGGCATTAGACTTATTTACATGGGGCGAATTAAATCTTAGCATCTTACAGGGGCTTGCCATCACTTTGGTATGTCTGCTTCTAGCGAGGTATTATATGTATATAAACCAGCCGGAAGATAAAGTTCGCAGTATGTTATATACCTGTCTGGTCTTCGCCAATATCTTCCTAACACTCGTTAATAGATCTTTCATTGAATCAGTTCTAAAAACCTTACGGTACAAGAACAAACTGGTTCCTATCATTATTGGGATTTCACTTATTGCATTGATGTTAAGTTTATCTGTACCATCGATTCGAGAAATTTTTCAATTTGATGTTTTAAATTATAAAGAATTGTTATTGTGTCTTTGTCTTGGATTGTTGAGTGTGATTTGGGTTGAAGTTTATAAATGGTTTCAACGAAAAAGCCTTGTTGTTTTATAG
- a CDS encoding biotin--[acetyl-CoA-carboxylase] ligase: MRFNFPHLSFVSTDSTNIQALHYLSKTSPQSGFMLIADYQTGGKGQFGRNWESEAGLNLLCSFIFGPLNWNLDRLFNLHLISALSSVQLLSEYQLPHLSVKWPNDIYSGPHKVAGILIQNIIKENKLHWTVIGVGINVNQTSFPAGLNATSLALEKGIQFSVDALAIRFREILVNFFKEDIQEHSLLKKYNELLYSKNQWKTMHKNEGFPIQAKILKISEEGHLIVEKQNGELISIQHGELNIDW, translated from the coding sequence ATGCGTTTTAATTTTCCACACCTGTCATTTGTGTCCACTGATTCTACAAATATACAGGCTCTCCATTACCTGTCAAAAACCAGTCCACAATCAGGATTTATGCTTATTGCGGACTATCAGACAGGAGGGAAAGGACAATTTGGCAGAAACTGGGAATCGGAGGCAGGTTTAAACTTACTTTGCAGTTTTATTTTTGGTCCCCTAAATTGGAATTTGGATCGATTATTTAACTTACATTTAATCTCTGCACTTTCGTCTGTTCAGTTGCTTAGCGAATATCAATTGCCTCATCTTTCCGTGAAATGGCCCAACGATATTTATTCAGGTCCACATAAAGTAGCAGGGATTTTAATTCAAAATATCATTAAGGAAAATAAATTGCATTGGACCGTTATAGGAGTTGGAATCAATGTAAACCAGACCTCATTTCCAGCAGGTTTAAATGCAACATCTCTTGCATTAGAGAAGGGTATTCAATTTTCTGTCGATGCACTTGCAATTCGCTTCAGAGAAATTTTAGTAAACTTTTTTAAAGAAGATATTCAGGAGCATTCATTGCTTAAAAAGTACAATGAACTACTCTATTCAAAAAATCAATGGAAAACCATGCACAAAAACGAGGGATTTCCAATTCAAGCGAAGATTTTGAAAATATCCGAGGAAGGACATTTAATTGTTGAAAAACAAAACGGAGAATTGATAAGCATTCAACATGGAGAGTTAAATATCGATTGGTGA
- the rsfS gene encoding ribosome silencing factor, translating into MSQALTKSKSSPKKEQAFLDLIIDSIQDIKGKNILLLDLRKLPDAPTSYFIICEGESSTQIKAIAGNVERRVKAEAGYLAHSEGQIGAKWVLVDFFDVVVHIFDKDTRRYYELEDLWSDARITEYQNL; encoded by the coding sequence TTGTCACAAGCATTAACTAAATCCAAATCCAGTCCTAAAAAAGAGCAAGCTTTTCTGGATCTCATCATTGACAGCATTCAAGACATCAAAGGTAAGAACATCTTACTTTTGGACCTGCGAAAGCTTCCCGATGCACCGACATCTTATTTTATCATTTGCGAAGGCGAAAGCAGTACCCAAATAAAAGCGATAGCAGGAAATGTTGAAAGGAGGGTCAAAGCAGAGGCTGGATATCTAGCTCATTCTGAAGGGCAAATAGGAGCAAAATGGGTTTTAGTTGATTTTTTTGACGTAGTCGTACATATTTTCGATAAGGATACACGTCGATACTACGAACTTGAAGATTTATGGAGTGATGCCCGCATCACAGAGTATCAGAATCTTTAG
- the ftsH gene encoding ATP-dependent zinc metalloprotease FtsH codes for MEQKPASSNNNPKKPGEGFNAYWIYGIILLVIIGVNLFYMASPGKGNINSVRFDDMASKGDIEKIEVINLKQAYVYLKPEAINLDTYKDKLSATQGSRPQYYFNIGPAEKFQDKIDRVNEKLPNKISISYEEKQNWLGPILSFVVPFLIILAIWMFLMRRVGGGGSGPGAQIFNIGKSKATLFEKDETTNVTFKDVAGLDEAKEEVMEIVDFLKNPKKYTSLGGKIPKGVLLVGPPGTGKTLLAKAVAGEAAVPFFTISGSDFVEMFVGVGASRVRDLFRQAREKAPCIVFIDEIDAVGRARGRNTLQGGNDERENTLNQLLVEMDGFGTESGVILMAATNRPDVLDNALLRPGRFDRQIGIDPPDLKGREEIFKVHLKPLKLADDVTPGVLAEMTPGFAGAEIANICNESALVAARRDKKAIDLDDFNYALDRVIGGLEKKNKLISPEEKEIIAYHEAGHAIIGWFLKYASPLVKVTIVPRGIGTLGYAQYLPKEEYITRTEALLDRMCMTLGGRASEKIMFDKISTGAQSDLDHVTKMAYSMVNVFGMNEKIGNVSYYGLSQEAFQRPYSDDTARIMDQEVRNLIDSQYIRAQNLLKEKRKELEILAHELLRKEVLHKSDVERLIGPSPYHKDKSAEPLPLSGQHVSDEKPLIEKEPAKEG; via the coding sequence ATGGAGCAAAAACCAGCATCATCTAATAACAATCCCAAAAAACCAGGCGAAGGTTTTAACGCATATTGGATTTACGGGATCATCCTTTTAGTCATCATTGGAGTCAACCTTTTTTACATGGCTTCCCCCGGAAAAGGAAACATCAATTCTGTGCGTTTCGATGATATGGCAAGTAAAGGAGATATTGAAAAAATTGAAGTCATCAATCTCAAACAGGCATATGTATATTTAAAACCTGAAGCGATCAACCTGGACACTTATAAGGACAAACTCAGTGCAACTCAAGGTAGCAGACCTCAATACTATTTTAATATTGGCCCTGCTGAGAAATTTCAGGACAAGATTGACAGAGTCAATGAAAAGCTTCCCAATAAAATCAGTATCAGTTATGAAGAAAAGCAAAACTGGCTGGGACCCATTTTATCATTTGTCGTTCCCTTTCTGATTATCCTTGCCATTTGGATGTTTTTAATGCGCAGAGTCGGCGGTGGTGGTTCAGGACCCGGAGCTCAAATTTTCAATATTGGAAAATCAAAAGCAACCCTGTTTGAAAAAGATGAAACCACAAATGTGACCTTCAAAGACGTAGCCGGACTTGACGAAGCCAAGGAAGAAGTAATGGAAATTGTCGACTTCCTTAAAAATCCTAAAAAATATACTTCTCTCGGCGGGAAGATCCCTAAAGGTGTGTTGTTAGTTGGCCCGCCGGGAACAGGAAAAACACTTTTGGCAAAGGCCGTAGCAGGAGAAGCTGCTGTGCCCTTTTTTACGATTTCAGGATCTGACTTTGTGGAAATGTTTGTTGGTGTGGGCGCATCAAGAGTCCGGGATTTATTCCGGCAAGCCCGCGAAAAAGCACCATGTATTGTCTTCATTGATGAAATCGATGCTGTTGGACGCGCAAGAGGAAGAAATACTTTACAAGGCGGAAATGACGAACGCGAAAATACACTCAATCAATTGTTGGTAGAAATGGATGGATTTGGTACAGAATCGGGAGTGATTCTCATGGCTGCTACCAACAGACCGGATGTTTTGGACAATGCATTATTAAGGCCCGGTAGATTTGATCGCCAAATTGGCATTGACCCACCTGATTTAAAAGGTCGCGAAGAAATATTCAAGGTTCACTTAAAACCACTCAAATTAGCAGATGATGTGACACCAGGCGTTTTGGCTGAGATGACACCTGGTTTTGCAGGTGCCGAAATAGCAAATATTTGTAATGAATCAGCGCTTGTTGCCGCCAGAAGAGATAAAAAAGCCATTGACCTCGATGATTTTAACTACGCATTGGATAGGGTTATTGGTGGACTTGAAAAGAAAAACAAATTGATTTCTCCCGAAGAAAAAGAAATCATTGCCTACCACGAAGCCGGTCATGCCATCATTGGATGGTTTTTAAAATACGCATCCCCATTGGTCAAAGTAACCATCGTTCCAAGAGGAATAGGTACATTGGGATATGCACAATATTTGCCGAAGGAAGAATACATTACCAGAACAGAAGCGTTGTTGGATCGCATGTGTATGACATTGGGCGGACGTGCTTCTGAAAAAATCATGTTCGACAAAATATCTACCGGAGCGCAAAGTGATTTAGACCATGTAACCAAAATGGCATACAGCATGGTCAACGTGTTTGGTATGAATGAAAAAATCGGAAATGTATCCTATTACGGACTTTCGCAGGAAGCATTCCAAAGACCTTACAGCGATGATACAGCCCGCATTATGGACCAGGAAGTTAGAAATCTGATTGATTCGCAATACATAAGAGCTCAAAATTTATTGAAGGAGAAGAGGAAAGAATTAGAAATTCTTGCGCATGAATTGCTTCGCAAAGAAGTCTTACACAAATCAGATGTCGAAAGATTGATTGGACCGTCTCCATATCACAAAGATAAATCAGCAGAACCACTGCCTTTAAGTGGCCAACACGTCAGCGATGAAAAACCGCTGATTGAAAAAGAACCTGCGAAAGAAGGCTAG
- a CDS encoding DUF937 domain-containing protein, translating to MDIMQLLQSQVNNQLIGQISQQIGASEEQTNTATNGIFTALVGGLANNTASGDGLNSLLSALDRDHDGSSLDDIMGFVGGMISGTATGNQSNGMGILGHILGNKQEAVAENISQKSGLDMSQIMKLMPILAPIVMSVLGKLLRSNNNEPEQVSQNAGGAQGIDLASILMGTAKSAQGGAFGDLLGNVIGGVLSGGSSHQPQNTGGGLLGKLLSTVFKR from the coding sequence ATGGACATCATGCAATTGTTACAAAGTCAGGTAAACAATCAACTTATCGGACAAATTAGCCAGCAAATTGGAGCATCCGAGGAGCAGACAAATACTGCCACAAATGGCATTTTTACGGCCTTGGTGGGGGGATTGGCAAATAATACAGCTTCCGGGGACGGATTAAATTCTCTATTGAGCGCCTTGGATAGAGATCACGACGGAAGTTCGCTAGATGACATTATGGGTTTTGTTGGAGGTATGATTTCCGGTACTGCTACCGGCAACCAAAGTAATGGTATGGGAATCTTAGGTCATATCCTTGGGAACAAACAAGAAGCAGTAGCCGAAAATATAAGCCAGAAGTCAGGTTTGGATATGTCGCAAATTATGAAACTCATGCCAATACTTGCACCTATTGTAATGTCTGTACTTGGAAAATTATTGCGATCCAATAACAATGAGCCCGAACAAGTTAGCCAGAATGCAGGCGGAGCACAAGGTATAGATTTGGCAAGCATTCTCATGGGTACTGCTAAATCGGCTCAGGGTGGTGCCTTTGGTGATTTATTAGGAAATGTAATTGGCGGCGTCTTGAGTGGTGGATCTTCTCATCAACCACAAAATACAGGTGGGGGACTTTTGGGAAAACTTTTGTCTACCGTTTTTAAGAGATAA
- a CDS encoding tetratricopeptide repeat protein — translation MKYIMLPLLFLLSGLKAQDPRLAQEYFNNGEFEKASSLYQELMLKNPANPGFFEKYFECILALKQYNAGEEILKKEMRKKPKEAIYHIYYGNLLTLMDQAKKAEQQFEQAVEKTPADVMGVYKLGNAFIQLTRYDLAIKVYEQGEKIIKPPTRFTYNLAELYRKKGDFSRMVLYYLNGLEEKSVQLANVQSLIVAYFSEDQYRELQAQLYERIESKPDILEYPELLMWSFVQLKDYSGALRQAKALDRQLNENGSRVYQLAMTSYFDNDYHTAIEGFSFVRDKGPSGSFYHESCRQLLVSRRNLIVEKKDYVPSDLVKLEIDYQKYLADFGRNYLSAPLIIEFAELEARYLGKIPEAIQLLEELIKVPYIDNHIRSRAKLDLADYYLIRGERWEATLLYSQVDKDFKEDELGELARYKNARLSYFAGDFQWAQEQFDILKTATSRLISNDAIDLSVFILDNLNQDTTGVSLLQYAAAELKLFQNQYDSALLILAEIPFTDPEILFLEDDVWYLQAKIFQQQLRTDEALEKYRLILEKHPDEIRADNALWEMAKIYDYQLKNSDKAKELYEKLFIDFSNSVLAVEARKRYRQLRGDKLQ, via the coding sequence ATGAAGTATATAATGTTACCGCTGCTATTCTTATTGTCCGGCTTAAAGGCCCAGGATCCTCGTTTAGCGCAGGAATACTTTAACAATGGTGAATTTGAAAAAGCTTCGAGTCTTTATCAGGAGTTGATGTTAAAAAACCCAGCAAATCCGGGATTTTTTGAAAAATATTTTGAATGTATTCTCGCACTGAAGCAATATAATGCTGGAGAAGAAATTCTTAAAAAGGAAATGCGCAAAAAGCCAAAGGAAGCCATTTACCATATATACTACGGCAATTTATTGACATTAATGGATCAAGCGAAAAAGGCAGAACAACAGTTTGAGCAAGCAGTTGAAAAAACGCCTGCAGATGTTATGGGCGTTTATAAGCTCGGCAACGCTTTTATTCAATTAACGAGATATGATTTGGCAATCAAAGTCTATGAACAGGGTGAAAAAATTATAAAACCTCCTACGCGGTTTACCTATAATCTGGCAGAGCTCTATCGTAAAAAAGGTGATTTTTCAAGAATGGTCCTATATTATTTGAATGGTCTCGAGGAAAAATCAGTCCAGCTGGCAAATGTGCAAAGCCTGATTGTTGCCTATTTTTCTGAAGACCAATACCGCGAGTTGCAAGCACAATTGTATGAGCGCATCGAATCAAAACCAGATATTCTTGAATATCCGGAGTTGCTCATGTGGTCTTTTGTTCAATTAAAAGATTATTCAGGCGCTTTAAGACAAGCAAAAGCGCTGGATCGACAGCTGAATGAAAACGGAAGTCGCGTTTACCAGTTGGCGATGACCAGCTATTTTGATAATGATTATCACACTGCAATTGAGGGATTTTCTTTTGTAAGAGACAAAGGGCCGTCGGGATCCTTTTACCATGAATCTTGCCGTCAATTACTTGTTTCCAGGAGAAATTTAATAGTTGAGAAGAAGGACTATGTTCCATCAGATTTAGTGAAACTTGAAATTGATTATCAAAAATATCTTGCTGATTTTGGAAGGAATTATCTTTCAGCTCCGCTTATCATAGAATTTGCAGAATTGGAAGCCAGGTATTTAGGAAAAATACCGGAGGCTATTCAATTGCTCGAGGAGTTGATTAAGGTTCCATATATCGATAACCATATTCGCTCGCGGGCTAAATTGGACCTCGCTGATTATTACTTGATAAGAGGTGAACGCTGGGAAGCAACTTTATTATATTCACAGGTGGATAAGGATTTTAAAGAAGATGAGTTGGGTGAATTGGCGCGTTATAAAAATGCCAGATTATCTTACTTCGCCGGAGATTTTCAATGGGCACAGGAACAATTTGATATTCTTAAAACAGCAACCAGCAGATTGATTTCAAATGATGCCATCGATTTGTCTGTATTTATTTTGGACAATCTGAATCAGGATACTACCGGAGTTTCTTTGTTACAATACGCAGCTGCAGAATTAAAATTATTTCAAAATCAATATGATTCTGCACTATTGATACTTGCAGAAATCCCATTTACGGATCCAGAAATTCTTTTTTTGGAAGATGATGTCTGGTATTTGCAGGCAAAAATTTTTCAACAACAATTGCGAACAGATGAGGCTTTAGAAAAATACAGGCTGATTCTTGAAAAACATCCGGACGAAATCAGAGCTGATAATGCTTTATGGGAGATGGCCAAAATATATGACTATCAACTCAAAAACAGCGATAAAGCAAAAGAACTTTACGAAAAATTATTCATCGATTTTAGCAACAGCGTTTTAGCTGTTGAAGCACGCAAGCGTTACAGACAATTGCGGGGCGATAAATTGCAATAA
- a CDS encoding aldehyde dehydrogenase family protein has product MDLSFLSKLQLQSRNEGSWCGSFSFPAENYLTSISPVNGQIIGMVGITNKTQYDAIVDKASKSQLVWQTIPAPRRGEIIRQFGDALQLYKTELGQLVSYEMGKSLQEGLGEVQEMIDICYFATGLSRQLYGLSMHSERPLHRMYEQWHPLGIVGVISAFNFPVAVWSWNSALAWVCGNVVIWKPSEKTPLCSIACQHIIQDVFNKNGIPDGVSCIVNGDYQVGEWMSHDQKISLVSATGSVRMGKAVGAAVGARLGKSILELGGNNAIIVCPSADLNLVLTAVVFGAVGTAGQRCTTTRRLIVHESIYDLVKEKLIHAYKQLKIGNPLNPENHVGPLIDELAVKNYVSTLDEIEKQGGKFAVPGEVLQGQEFNSGCYVKPCIAEINHQSSIVHHETFAPILYLIQYQTLEEAIAIQNEVPQGLSSSMMTQNLKESELFLSHFGSDCGIANVNIGTSGAEIGGAFGGEKETGGGRESGSDAWKAYMRRQTNTINYSSELPLAQGIRFTL; this is encoded by the coding sequence ATGGATTTAAGTTTTTTAAGTAAGCTCCAGCTACAATCAAGAAATGAAGGTAGTTGGTGTGGCTCGTTTTCTTTTCCTGCAGAAAATTATTTGACCTCAATCTCTCCGGTCAATGGACAAATTATTGGAATGGTAGGGATTACAAACAAAACACAATATGATGCCATCGTAGATAAAGCAAGCAAGTCCCAGTTAGTTTGGCAGACCATTCCAGCACCTCGGCGCGGTGAAATCATTCGCCAATTTGGAGATGCATTGCAGTTGTATAAAACTGAACTTGGACAACTGGTCTCTTATGAAATGGGAAAAAGTTTACAGGAGGGATTAGGCGAGGTTCAGGAAATGATAGATATCTGCTATTTTGCTACTGGACTTTCCCGGCAACTTTATGGTTTAAGTATGCACTCTGAAAGACCTTTGCACAGAATGTATGAGCAATGGCATCCCTTAGGTATAGTAGGAGTCATTTCTGCATTCAACTTTCCGGTGGCGGTATGGTCCTGGAATTCTGCACTGGCTTGGGTCTGTGGGAATGTAGTCATTTGGAAACCTTCTGAAAAAACGCCTTTATGCAGTATTGCCTGCCAACATATCATTCAGGATGTTTTCAACAAAAATGGTATTCCGGATGGAGTTTCCTGTATTGTCAATGGAGATTATCAGGTAGGTGAATGGATGAGTCATGACCAAAAAATTTCATTAGTTTCAGCTACCGGATCCGTCCGTATGGGAAAAGCGGTGGGGGCAGCTGTAGGAGCAAGATTAGGTAAAAGTATTTTAGAATTGGGAGGCAATAATGCAATTATTGTTTGTCCAAGTGCTGATCTTAATTTGGTATTAACAGCAGTTGTATTCGGGGCAGTTGGTACGGCCGGACAGCGATGCACAACCACCCGCAGATTAATTGTACATGAAAGTATATATGATCTTGTAAAGGAGAAATTAATCCATGCTTACAAACAGTTAAAAATTGGAAATCCTTTGAATCCGGAAAATCATGTCGGTCCACTTATTGATGAACTTGCCGTCAAAAATTATGTAAGCACACTCGATGAAATCGAAAAACAAGGTGGAAAATTTGCGGTGCCCGGAGAGGTGCTGCAAGGTCAGGAATTCAACAGCGGATGTTATGTTAAACCTTGTATTGCAGAAATCAATCATCAGTCTAGTATTGTTCACCACGAAACTTTCGCGCCTATATTATATCTGATCCAATACCAGACACTGGAAGAGGCCATAGCCATCCAAAACGAAGTTCCTCAGGGTTTATCGTCTTCCATGATGACACAAAATCTAAAAGAATCAGAATTATTTTTATCTCATTTTGGATCTGATTGTGGGATCGCGAATGTGAATATTGGAACCAGCGGTGCAGAAATTGGAGGTGCTTTTGGAGGTGAAAAAGAAACCGGAGGCGGAAGAGAAAGTGGCTCCGATGCATGGAAAGCATATATGCGCAGACAGACAAATACGATCAATTACTCTTCAGAATTACCCCTTGCTCAGGGAATCCGGTTTACACTATAA